The genomic region CATGTTCCAGTTGGGAATTAAAGGGGTTGATTTCGTTGTTTGTAACACAGATTCCCAGGCACTTGAGAACAGTCCGGTTCCTAATAAGATTCAGTTAGGTGTGACCCTTACCGAAGGACTTGGAGCAGGAGCTAATCCAGAAGTTGGAGAAAAAGCAGCAGTAGAGAGTTTTGAGGAAATCAAACAAATGCTGGATACCAATACCAAGATGGTATTTATTACTGCCGGTATGGGTGGTGGTACAGGTACTGGAGCTGCGCCAATTATTGCCAAGCAGGCCAAGGAACTTGGAATTCTAACCGTTGGTATCGTGACCATTCCTTTCCAGTTTGAGGGAAGAAACAGGAATGATCAGGCACAATTAGGAGTGGAAAGGCTTAGAAGCCATGTAGACTCACTAATTGTGATCAACAACAATAAACTTCGTGAAGTTTATGGAAATCTAGGTTTTAAAGCTGGTTTCTCTAAAGCAGATGAAGTTCTGGCTACTGCTTCCAGAGGTATTGCTGAAGTAATTACGCATCACTATACACAGAATATTGACTTGCGGGATGCGAAAACCGTATTGAGCAATTCTGGTACTGCGATCATGGGGTCCGCTCAGGCCTCAGGAGCCAGCAGGGCAACAGATGCCATTATGAAAGCTCTTGACTCTCCGTTATTAAATGATAATAAGATCACCGGTGCCAAAAATGTTTTACTGCTAATTGTATCTGGAAACGAAGAGATCACTATAGACGAAATTGGAGAAATTAACGATCATATTCAGGCAGAAGCCGGTCACAGTGCAAACATCATTATGGGTGTGGGTGAAGACGAGGCCCTGGAAGATTCTATCGCTGTAACTATCATCGCTACTGGTTTCGATGTAGAGCAGCAAAATGAGATCACGAATACTGAAACTAAGAAGATCATCCATACTCTGGAAGATGAGCAAAAAGCTGAACAGGATCTTACTACTAAAAAGACCGGTCCTATTTCCCAGGTGACCAATTCACCGGTAAATAAACCTTCAGAAAATCTTTTGCAATTTGAAGAGCCGGCAAAGGAAGAAAAGATCATTCATACTTTAGATGAGAACATAGAGGAAGTTGACGAAATAGGAAACATTCAAAAAAAAGTAGATGATGTCCTTAAGACTCCAGATTTCGCTAGAA from Gramella sp. MT6 harbors:
- the ftsZ gene encoding cell division protein FtsZ — translated: MSSTEFGDISFDLPKNQSNVIKVIGVGGGGSNAINHMFQLGIKGVDFVVCNTDSQALENSPVPNKIQLGVTLTEGLGAGANPEVGEKAAVESFEEIKQMLDTNTKMVFITAGMGGGTGTGAAPIIAKQAKELGILTVGIVTIPFQFEGRNRNDQAQLGVERLRSHVDSLIVINNNKLREVYGNLGFKAGFSKADEVLATASRGIAEVITHHYTQNIDLRDAKTVLSNSGTAIMGSAQASGASRATDAIMKALDSPLLNDNKITGAKNVLLLIVSGNEEITIDEIGEINDHIQAEAGHSANIIMGVGEDEALEDSIAVTIIATGFDVEQQNEITNTETKKIIHTLEDEQKAEQDLTTKKTGPISQVTNSPVNKPSENLLQFEEPAKEEKIIHTLDENIEEVDEIGNIQKKVDDVLKTPDFARKLDVIYEEVDPEDFIINDTSEEVKGMEVNEPEEVQPETKEQFMFTFDMPMNQEEEKKPTSKSEEVTRHSLEEEEEDTRNIKVNEAIEIVPVTESSAQGIKRYSLDDYMEMEERLEKSKAPKKEEPKDETIAFEKKTVAPSPEKENTGDDHDPFDNPISSEVVRQRTAERKAKMKEFNYKFRTGSAQIDEIEKQPAYKRAGIELDNSKPGEGKLSRTSIDQDENNDLHFRKNNSFLHDNVD